The following coding sequences lie in one Polyangiaceae bacterium genomic window:
- a CDS encoding ferredoxin--NADP reductase, producing MDWVQTKLAKRVDWAPGLSTFCFDQALDFDAGQWVNISAELKGERVRRAYSIASAPGAPVELFITEVEGGALSPSLFDLEIGQSLQMENKARGFFTLEHVPSAEELWLVGTGTGVAPYISMLRNGAVLDRYATIVVVHGVRHGVHLAYAEEIRDFRTASGAVRYVPIVSRDAEKPGIVPGRITNALQSGALERAAEVKLDPARTHMMICGNPDMIKELMTLLGERGLRRHKVREPGHITIERYW from the coding sequence ATGGATTGGGTCCAGACCAAGCTGGCCAAGCGCGTCGACTGGGCGCCTGGGCTGTCCACCTTCTGTTTCGATCAAGCGCTCGACTTCGACGCGGGGCAATGGGTCAACATCTCTGCCGAGTTGAAGGGCGAGCGCGTCCGGCGCGCCTACAGCATCGCCTCCGCCCCGGGAGCGCCCGTGGAGTTGTTCATCACCGAGGTCGAAGGTGGCGCGCTCAGTCCGAGCTTGTTCGACTTGGAAATCGGCCAATCCCTCCAGATGGAGAACAAGGCTCGCGGCTTTTTCACTTTGGAGCACGTCCCGTCCGCAGAAGAACTCTGGCTAGTCGGTACGGGAACTGGCGTGGCGCCCTACATCTCCATGTTGCGTAACGGCGCCGTGCTCGACCGCTACGCCACGATCGTGGTGGTGCACGGCGTGCGTCACGGCGTGCATTTGGCGTATGCGGAGGAGATCCGCGACTTTCGCACCGCAAGCGGTGCCGTACGATACGTTCCCATCGTCAGCCGGGACGCAGAAAAGCCGGGCATCGTCCCAGGCCGGATCACCAATGCGCTGCAAAGCGGCGCCCTGGAGCGAGCGGCAGAGGTGAAGCTGGACCCCGCCCGTACTCACATGATGATCTGCGGCAACCCCGACATGATCAAGGAGTTGATGACCCTGCTGGGGGAACGCGGGCTCAGACGACACAAGGTCCGCGAGCCCGGGCACATCACCATCGAGCGCTATTGGTGA
- a CDS encoding SGNH/GDSL hydrolase family protein: MNPLCEGAAPTGSGRRFRISDPAIAAVALLLAGCSGCTRKDPPAAVPPTTASATRAAASEATASASSATVPSGSGSPTAATAFDASETPAPYYPLERVHSPITPGTQRWLRTIAAKARGAQRWSFAKVGDSITYSDDSYRCFARPPTNLGEHAELATTLQRFASVEAGVSPFSRESQAAQIGWSAWQVLSGSPPPLQQELDAAHPRIAFVQFGTNDIEIGALHHFADQLWNIIDFLTDRGVVPILFTIPPRQDKAAAAVWVPRYNAVIRGIAQASRAPLVDYHRALLALPGQGLGKDGIHPTTYHGPRGRDGCDLSAEGLRHGYNLRNLLVLEALTRVDRALRGEAAPDSEAEVSAAPTHPPLVKVVRLEAGSGKVDDYACRESKPARGRELQIEFSLSSPAQVNVFGFDRVAETELYLLRASSATDCIRADPRRITTKLDAGRYFLAVDRLSTQQAVSDSIVIITTD, encoded by the coding sequence GTGAATCCCCTTTGTGAAGGCGCTGCTCCGACGGGTTCGGGGCGGCGCTTTCGCATTTCTGACCCGGCGATCGCGGCAGTGGCGTTGCTGCTTGCCGGCTGTTCCGGTTGCACGCGCAAAGACCCGCCTGCGGCCGTTCCGCCAACGACGGCAAGTGCGACGCGGGCCGCTGCGTCCGAGGCGACGGCGTCTGCCTCTAGCGCGACAGTTCCCAGCGGCTCGGGCTCGCCGACTGCGGCCACGGCCTTCGACGCGAGCGAAACGCCCGCACCTTACTACCCGCTGGAGCGCGTGCATTCGCCCATCACGCCCGGCACGCAGCGCTGGCTGCGGACCATTGCCGCGAAGGCGAGGGGCGCGCAGCGCTGGAGCTTCGCGAAGGTCGGGGATTCCATCACCTACAGCGACGATTCCTATCGTTGCTTCGCGCGCCCCCCAACGAACCTGGGGGAACACGCCGAGCTGGCGACGACGCTGCAGCGATTCGCCTCCGTCGAGGCGGGCGTGAGTCCTTTCAGTCGCGAAAGCCAGGCAGCGCAGATCGGCTGGAGCGCCTGGCAGGTGCTGTCGGGTTCACCGCCGCCCTTGCAGCAAGAGCTCGACGCGGCGCACCCCCGCATCGCCTTCGTGCAGTTCGGCACCAACGACATCGAAATCGGCGCGCTGCATCACTTCGCCGATCAGCTGTGGAACATCATCGACTTCCTGACGGACCGCGGCGTCGTGCCGATTCTGTTCACCATTCCCCCGCGGCAAGACAAGGCCGCCGCGGCGGTGTGGGTGCCGCGCTACAACGCGGTGATCCGTGGCATCGCGCAAGCCAGCCGAGCGCCCCTCGTGGATTACCATCGCGCCCTGCTCGCGCTACCCGGTCAGGGCTTGGGCAAGGACGGCATTCACCCGACGACCTACCACGGGCCACGCGGACGTGACGGCTGCGACCTCAGCGCGGAGGGCCTGCGCCACGGCTACAACTTGCGCAATCTGTTGGTGCTCGAAGCACTGACGCGGGTCGACCGTGCGCTTCGTGGCGAGGCCGCGCCAGACTCGGAAGCCGAGGTGTCGGCCGCGCCGACGCATCCGCCACTAGTGAAAGTGGTGCGACTCGAGGCTGGGTCGGGCAAGGTCGACGACTACGCCTGTCGCGAATCCAAGCCTGCCCGAGGGCGGGAACTGCAAATCGAGTTCTCCTTGTCGTCGCCAGCGCAGGTCAACGTGTTCGGGTTCGACCGCGTCGCAGAGACCGAGTTGTATCTGCTTCGAGCTTCCAGCGCGACCGACTGCATTCGGGCCGATCCCCGCAGGATCACCACGAAACTCGACGCCGGTCGCTACTTCCTGGCGGTCGACCGGCTCTCCACCCAGCAAGCCGTCAGCGATAGCATCGTGATCATCACCACGGATTGA
- a CDS encoding extensin family protein, which produces MVKQLGILGCILGFALSSGCSADEDGAKPSGGAAGSAGSGGGVQTDAGFGDAAVDSANLPEYYLDVVVPTEGQVHTQTGVPPMAQVRFEVLAGPGIAKVEYVIETEFSLGESAQPPNFPLVYQYQYPGDRWTEARGFDANGNQVATDKVNFVVKGQASTCLEQLDALGVQYTPTVAKGVVDGVKLAGPLNGVLFAKTDTNEPSTDPMGCEFVLTLWKFADVLKSHGFTKVGTLGSYCYRCCCAWSQTNYCRGPNDPEPDCSANGYSNHSFGRAMDIRWLYKTTGEVYDVNDVTHFKQWSGASSETCSAALAAQTGISKELYSLVCDQASKQVFSICLTPNYNSAHRNHFHCDIGQSGAPSGFTVKSSPLPLVDIGDHADACGGEPE; this is translated from the coding sequence GTGGTGAAACAGCTCGGGATCCTGGGATGCATATTGGGGTTCGCCCTGTCGTCGGGGTGTTCGGCTGATGAAGACGGGGCGAAGCCTTCAGGAGGGGCCGCCGGCAGTGCTGGCTCGGGAGGGGGCGTGCAGACCGACGCCGGTTTCGGTGATGCCGCCGTGGATAGCGCCAACTTGCCCGAATACTACCTGGACGTGGTGGTGCCCACGGAAGGGCAAGTCCACACCCAGACTGGGGTTCCGCCGATGGCGCAAGTACGCTTCGAAGTGCTGGCCGGACCAGGTATCGCCAAAGTCGAGTACGTGATCGAGACGGAGTTCTCCCTGGGCGAGAGCGCACAGCCGCCCAACTTCCCCCTCGTGTATCAGTATCAGTACCCAGGGGATCGCTGGACCGAGGCGCGGGGCTTCGATGCCAACGGCAACCAGGTTGCGACGGACAAGGTCAACTTCGTCGTCAAAGGCCAAGCGAGCACGTGTCTCGAGCAACTCGATGCGCTCGGCGTGCAGTACACCCCCACCGTGGCCAAAGGCGTGGTGGATGGTGTCAAGCTAGCGGGGCCGCTGAACGGCGTGTTGTTTGCCAAGACGGATACCAACGAACCGAGCACGGATCCAATGGGGTGCGAGTTCGTGCTCACGCTGTGGAAGTTTGCCGACGTACTCAAGAGCCACGGCTTCACCAAGGTGGGAACGCTCGGCTCCTACTGCTACCGCTGCTGCTGCGCGTGGAGTCAGACGAACTACTGTCGCGGCCCCAACGACCCCGAGCCGGACTGCTCCGCCAACGGGTACTCCAATCACTCCTTCGGGCGTGCGATGGACATTCGCTGGCTCTACAAGACCACGGGCGAGGTCTACGACGTGAACGACGTGACTCACTTCAAGCAGTGGTCAGGTGCCAGCAGCGAAACCTGCTCGGCCGCGCTCGCGGCCCAGACCGGGATATCCAAAGAACTCTATTCTCTCGTTTGTGATCAGGCTTCGAAGCAGGTCTTCAGCATCTGCCTCACACCGAACTACAACTCGGCGCACCGCAATCACTTCCACTGCGACATCGGACAGAGCGGCGCACCCAGTGGCTTCACCGTGAAGTCGTCTCCGCTGCCTCTGGTCGATATCGGAGACCACGCGGACGCTTGCGGCGGCGAGCCGGAGTAG
- a CDS encoding caspase family protein, with product MVDSARRVRRRQSPWLLGLAIAALLACKRGEPDSERNTTPGGTKSPPPTNAPPTNAPSANAPPTNAPPTNAPPTNAPAAMIPLPGGALLAGRNTYALIVGVLSFAEPGVAGWSAEQRKDRELYDTLRARDVPAENIELLLDSEATYAKVHDALERIARRAPIDSTLLFYYAGHGARTAGGDPYFVAYDTKSGAAATTGIVLSKVSTALRQQFHGQRVVLMADCCYSGSLNTVAKELADGKRVTTASLTSADASNLSTSNWTFTQAVIDGLHGDALADADRDGIITLSELAQTVAAEMKHRERQRHGFSLHGLRGDTPLANAPRLEPGSGPYSAGSYVLARDGSAQRPAQVRHAGAERSTVRFYFYNHGEDRQLDNAQLTKLEYRRYPKGSDLQVYWGGKLWKARITATDGDFHFITYPGWPAYWDEWVMSDRIAAAGDESASQEHVQIEWRGKWWPGVILKRRGDRFLVHYDGYGDEWDEWVTKARLKLH from the coding sequence ATGGTCGACTCAGCACGCCGCGTGCGAAGGAGGCAAAGCCCTTGGCTGCTCGGACTGGCAATCGCGGCCCTCCTGGCCTGCAAGCGAGGCGAACCGGACTCCGAACGCAACACCACGCCCGGGGGAACGAAGAGTCCGCCGCCCACCAACGCGCCGCCCACGAACGCGCCGTCCGCGAACGCGCCGCCCACCAATGCGCCGCCCACCAACGCGCCGCCCACCAACGCGCCGGCCGCGATGATTCCGCTACCCGGCGGCGCGTTGCTCGCCGGGCGGAATACCTACGCACTGATCGTCGGTGTGCTCTCCTTCGCCGAGCCCGGCGTGGCCGGCTGGTCGGCGGAGCAACGCAAGGACCGCGAGCTGTATGACACGCTACGCGCCCGCGACGTGCCAGCAGAGAACATCGAGTTGCTGCTCGACTCCGAAGCAACCTACGCCAAGGTCCACGACGCCCTCGAGCGAATCGCTCGACGTGCGCCTATCGACTCCACTCTGTTGTTCTACTACGCCGGCCACGGCGCTCGAACCGCTGGCGGCGATCCGTACTTCGTGGCCTACGACACGAAAAGCGGGGCGGCCGCCACGACGGGCATCGTGCTCTCCAAGGTGAGCACAGCCCTGCGCCAACAGTTCCATGGGCAGCGCGTCGTGCTCATGGCTGACTGCTGCTACTCGGGAAGCCTGAACACCGTTGCCAAGGAGCTCGCTGACGGCAAGCGCGTCACGACTGCAAGCCTCACCTCGGCGGACGCGTCCAACCTCTCGACCAGCAACTGGACCTTCACCCAAGCCGTCATCGACGGTCTTCATGGTGACGCCCTGGCGGACGCTGATCGAGACGGCATCATCACCCTGAGCGAACTGGCACAGACGGTCGCCGCCGAGATGAAGCACCGCGAACGCCAACGCCACGGCTTTTCTCTGCACGGTCTGCGCGGCGACACTCCGCTGGCCAACGCGCCGCGCTTGGAGCCAGGTTCAGGGCCCTACTCGGCAGGCAGCTACGTACTGGCTCGGGACGGGAGTGCCCAGCGCCCGGCACAGGTGCGCCACGCGGGGGCCGAGCGCAGTACGGTCCGCTTCTACTTCTACAATCACGGCGAGGATCGGCAGCTCGACAATGCCCAGCTGACCAAGTTGGAGTATCGGCGCTACCCCAAGGGCAGCGACCTGCAGGTGTACTGGGGCGGCAAGCTATGGAAAGCGCGCATCACCGCCACGGACGGCGACTTCCATTTCATCACCTATCCCGGCTGGCCTGCGTACTGGGACGAGTGGGTGATGAGCGATCGCATCGCCGCAGCCGGCGACGAAAGCGCATCCCAGGAGCATGTTCAGATCGAGTGGCGTGGAAAATGGTGGCCGGGGGTGATTCTGAAGCGACGCGGCGATCGCTTCCTGGTGCACTACGACGGATACGGCGACGAGTGGGACGAATGGGTCACGAAAGCGCGGCTGAAGCTCCACTGA
- a CDS encoding RNA-binding protein, with amino-acid sequence MNNRLYVGNIAHHTTEDTLTQAFAVFGEVQEVKLILDRETGRSRGFGFVSMVNAADAERAMTEMNGADLDGRPLRVNEAEERRPRSGGGGGGGGGRSGGNRW; translated from the coding sequence ATGAACAACCGACTCTACGTGGGCAACATCGCTCACCACACCACCGAAGACACCTTGACCCAGGCGTTCGCCGTTTTCGGCGAGGTTCAAGAGGTGAAACTAATCCTGGACCGCGAGACGGGCCGCTCGCGTGGCTTTGGCTTCGTGTCGATGGTCAACGCCGCCGACGCCGAGCGAGCCATGACGGAAATGAACGGTGCCGACCTCGACGGTCGACCCCTCCGCGTCAACGAAGCGGAAGAGCGACGTCCGCGCAGTGGCGGCGGTGGCGGTGGCGGTGGCGGCCGCTCGGGTGGCAATCGCTGGTGA
- a CDS encoding AgmX/PglI C-terminal domain-containing protein, protein MAKQGVPEWFGQGKEPEPPRRGGPPKATALIVLAAVSAMVAGAGVVALQRRGAEAEARARAADEQARADEAQRARLMSELEKLAQTPTPKEPDPSELPDIEDVLDDDGSTEADAAAEDAAPAADEGTRTPESVQQVTRGLNPALRRCFDDELARNPNAEGALQVELKIAADGAVTSVVAQPTGKLGPSVRSCVVQVYEKAKFPPAEGPTTVRIPVRFTGAR, encoded by the coding sequence ATGGCCAAGCAGGGCGTCCCGGAATGGTTCGGTCAGGGCAAAGAACCCGAGCCGCCGAGGAGGGGTGGGCCGCCCAAGGCGACTGCGCTGATCGTGCTCGCCGCCGTTTCGGCAATGGTCGCGGGCGCGGGGGTCGTTGCGCTGCAGCGACGCGGCGCGGAAGCGGAGGCGCGCGCGCGTGCGGCTGACGAGCAAGCTCGAGCCGATGAAGCTCAACGCGCGCGGCTGATGAGCGAGCTCGAGAAGCTTGCGCAGACGCCCACCCCCAAGGAACCCGACCCGAGCGAGCTGCCAGACATCGAAGATGTCCTGGATGACGACGGCTCGACAGAGGCAGACGCAGCCGCGGAGGACGCAGCGCCAGCGGCAGACGAGGGGACACGCACCCCCGAGTCCGTGCAGCAAGTGACACGCGGTCTGAATCCCGCCCTGCGACGCTGCTTCGACGACGAATTGGCGAGGAACCCCAATGCGGAAGGGGCGCTCCAGGTCGAACTGAAGATCGCAGCTGATGGTGCGGTGACTTCGGTGGTGGCGCAGCCCACGGGAAAGCTGGGGCCGAGCGTGCGCTCCTGTGTCGTCCAGGTGTACGAGAAAGCCAAGTTCCCGCCCGCCGAAGGCCCGACGACGGTGCGCATTCCGGTCAGGTTCACCGGCGCACGCTGA
- a CDS encoding trypsin-like peptidase domain-containing protein translates to MRKTAVVLTALHNFHWLGPEDLRRGHYWNPQRDGGEFLYSLPAASGAASPTAHAFWTLFTPAVPENQWGRQRGRILPRNDYMVATLDGQQDAAAVDLAYGDTGLRLKRPYAGVPTTSTTAPATPGTEVMVAGYVSEFDPVTENADPTLTISTGAVLSDADARAALEALRRVGDEEGDVAYAPEVEFLVSAQAKRGMSGSGVFDRRGRLLGIAVRASLTADAPAIVRVVRLSYIEGQLAQIDAKGRARNREVLPSSCPNPTASAEGLALVE, encoded by the coding sequence GTGCGAAAGACCGCCGTGGTGCTCACGGCGTTGCACAACTTCCACTGGCTTGGGCCAGAAGACCTCAGGCGCGGCCACTATTGGAACCCCCAACGCGACGGGGGTGAGTTCCTGTACTCATTGCCTGCTGCGTCGGGTGCCGCCTCACCGACTGCGCACGCTTTCTGGACGCTGTTCACTCCCGCTGTTCCCGAAAACCAGTGGGGCCGCCAGCGCGGACGCATCTTGCCGCGAAACGACTACATGGTGGCGACTCTCGACGGTCAACAAGACGCCGCCGCCGTCGACTTGGCCTACGGTGACACGGGCCTGCGCTTGAAGCGCCCCTACGCAGGTGTACCCACCACGAGCACCACGGCACCCGCGACCCCCGGCACCGAAGTCATGGTGGCTGGGTACGTGTCGGAGTTCGACCCTGTCACGGAGAACGCCGATCCGACCCTGACGATCAGCACCGGCGCGGTGTTGAGCGACGCGGACGCGCGGGCGGCCTTAGAAGCCCTTCGACGCGTCGGCGACGAGGAGGGCGACGTGGCGTATGCGCCGGAGGTGGAGTTCCTCGTGAGTGCACAGGCAAAGCGCGGAATGAGTGGCTCAGGCGTGTTCGACCGCCGGGGTCGCCTGCTCGGCATCGCAGTGCGCGCCAGCCTGACGGCGGATGCTCCCGCCATCGTGCGAGTCGTCCGCTTGAGCTACATCGAGGGTCAGCTGGCGCAGATCGACGCGAAAGGTCGTGCCCGCAACCGAGAAGTGCTGCCGAGTTCATGCCCCAATCCAACGGCGTCGGCGGAGGGCCTCGCGTTGGTGGAGTGA
- a CDS encoding NAD-dependent malic enzyme — MRDPLDDLAGAKVIETRKAGVWLLHNPSTNQGTAFERAQRDELRVRGMVPYRVTSLEEQATAAIDQIRAKSSPLEQYIGLASLHDRNEVLFYRMLVDHVAELMPIVYTPTVGEACQKFSHIYRSARGLWITPDDVDDIPAVLRNSPYRDVRLIVATDNERILGLGDQGCGGMGIPIGKLALYVAGAGIHPSKCLPISLDVGTDNAELLSDPLYLGYPKKRLRGREYDDFIEAFVRSVREVFPRAILQWEDFHKDRAFTLLERYRRRLPSFNDDIQGTASVSVAGILAGLRLTRQRMSDQRIVFIGAGAACTGIARLCALAMRADGADDARIRRAIVAFDSQGLLHDGREMDEPHKRELALPREIMGEFGLDPSAKLTPEDVIRAVEPTILVGATARANTFTEEMIATMASFVERPIVLPLSNPTSRCECTPEQAIKWSRGRAIVATGSPFADVDYDGRRHVIGQANNVFIFPGVGLGAAVAEAREITTEMFHIASATLARSVSEERLAQGAIYPHQSDLRRVSFEIACAVVRYASENNLGRRIHAEEAEDIVRRVVWDPVYVPVVRSQAEPLSMR; from the coding sequence ATGCGCGACCCATTGGACGATCTGGCTGGCGCGAAAGTCATTGAGACCCGCAAAGCCGGAGTATGGCTGCTGCACAATCCGTCGACCAACCAGGGGACGGCGTTCGAACGCGCACAGCGCGACGAACTGCGAGTTCGAGGCATGGTGCCCTACCGCGTCACCAGCCTGGAAGAACAAGCCACGGCCGCGATCGATCAGATCCGCGCCAAGAGTTCGCCCCTCGAGCAGTACATTGGACTCGCGAGCCTGCACGATCGCAACGAAGTCTTGTTCTACCGTATGCTGGTGGATCACGTCGCGGAGCTCATGCCCATCGTCTACACGCCGACCGTGGGCGAGGCGTGTCAGAAGTTCTCGCACATCTATCGCTCGGCGCGTGGACTCTGGATCACGCCCGACGACGTGGACGACATTCCGGCAGTGTTGCGCAACTCACCCTACCGCGACGTGCGCCTGATCGTCGCGACGGACAACGAGCGGATTCTCGGGCTTGGGGATCAGGGCTGCGGCGGCATGGGCATTCCCATTGGCAAGCTCGCTCTCTACGTGGCCGGCGCCGGCATTCATCCGTCCAAGTGCCTGCCGATTAGCTTGGATGTGGGGACCGACAACGCCGAGTTGCTGTCGGATCCGCTCTACCTCGGGTACCCGAAGAAGCGTCTGCGCGGTCGCGAGTACGACGACTTCATCGAGGCCTTCGTGCGCAGCGTGCGGGAGGTGTTTCCCCGCGCCATTCTGCAGTGGGAAGACTTCCACAAGGATCGCGCCTTCACTCTGCTCGAGCGCTATCGGCGCCGGCTGCCGTCCTTCAACGATGACATCCAGGGCACGGCTAGCGTGAGTGTTGCCGGGATCTTGGCAGGGCTACGCCTGACCCGACAGCGCATGAGCGACCAGCGCATCGTGTTCATCGGTGCGGGCGCGGCGTGTACGGGCATTGCGCGGTTGTGCGCCTTGGCGATGCGGGCCGACGGCGCTGACGACGCACGCATTCGACGAGCCATCGTGGCCTTCGACAGCCAGGGGCTGCTGCACGACGGTCGTGAGATGGACGAGCCGCACAAGCGCGAGCTCGCCTTGCCGCGAGAGATCATGGGCGAGTTCGGGCTCGACCCGTCGGCGAAGCTGACGCCCGAGGACGTCATTCGTGCGGTGGAGCCGACGATTTTGGTCGGCGCGACGGCGCGCGCCAATACCTTCACGGAAGAAATGATCGCGACGATGGCCTCCTTCGTGGAGCGGCCGATCGTGCTGCCCCTGAGCAATCCGACGAGTCGCTGTGAATGCACGCCGGAACAGGCCATCAAATGGTCCCGAGGGCGAGCGATCGTCGCCACGGGCAGCCCCTTTGCGGACGTGGACTACGACGGTCGTCGCCACGTGATCGGACAGGCCAACAACGTGTTCATCTTCCCCGGCGTGGGGCTGGGCGCCGCGGTGGCCGAAGCTCGCGAGATCACGACGGAAATGTTCCACATCGCTTCGGCGACCTTGGCTCGATCGGTGAGCGAAGAACGGCTGGCTCAGGGAGCGATCTATCCGCATCAGAGCGACCTGCGTCGGGTCAGCTTCGAGATCGCCTGCGCAGTCGTGCGCTACGCCAGCGAGAACAACTTGGGCCGTCGCATTCACGCCGAGGAAGCCGAAGACATCGTGCGGCGCGTGGTGTGGGATCCGGTCTACGTGCCGGTCGTGCGCTCCCAAGCGGAACCGCTCAGCATGCGCTGA
- a CDS encoding alpha-amylase family glycosyl hydrolase, with translation MARNSLKVFGFLTALGLAAACASTEEPIDRPNLKGTGGVAASSGSAGASSGGCDPGAGASVGSAASTGSGASGATVGCGAGGAGGAGGEPGPPQCDDSLKRCQQEFTYPVGSESSVELRGSFAANGWDVGVPLSKQGSVWSAMVEVPYAQSVQYKFLIDGSQWVTDPGNPNKVSDGLGGENSELAAVSCATWSCVPPTGTFDWRDSILYFVFVDRFFNGDTGNDGPPISQVESAAAYQGGDIAGVRKKIAEGYFTDLGVNTLWLTAPIDNADSAGVGTDGKYYSAYHGYWPKNLDQTEPRFGTLAELQALVTEAHAAGLRVILDYAMNHVHIDSPVYQNNKGWFWLLDENGKHCVCGEGCGWEGADGKRCWFRDYLPDFNFTLPAARKFSIDNAVQWVKDTGVDGFRLDAVKHIEDAWVTELRSRVTSDIEPGSGEHFYMVGETFTGNRDDIKYYVDPVTKLDGQFDFPLRAKIVSSLLVRSTPLTDLEGFLASNDNYYGAGVMSTFVGNHDVPRSIHFAEDQPLWGNEWADGKDRSWSGQPGLPGNLAPFERLNNAYTLIFTLRGVPLLYYGDEIAMAGAGDPDNRRMMQWTGLSAGQTLVRDHVKALTALRAKHPALRRGQRTSLSSSANTLAYRMQHNADDVIVIINRGDGTESVGGLPAGSYTDELGGGSASGPSVSVPARSSMVLVAK, from the coding sequence GTGGCTCGGAACTCCTTGAAGGTTTTTGGCTTCCTGACGGCGTTGGGATTGGCAGCTGCTTGTGCAAGCACCGAGGAGCCGATCGATCGACCCAACCTGAAGGGTACTGGCGGCGTTGCGGCGTCGTCGGGTAGCGCGGGTGCGAGCAGCGGAGGCTGCGATCCGGGTGCGGGGGCATCCGTGGGATCGGCTGCGTCGACGGGTTCGGGGGCGAGCGGCGCAACCGTCGGCTGCGGTGCAGGTGGGGCCGGCGGAGCGGGCGGTGAACCGGGGCCACCGCAGTGCGACGACAGCCTGAAGCGCTGTCAGCAAGAGTTCACCTATCCGGTGGGTAGCGAAAGCAGTGTGGAGCTGCGTGGATCTTTCGCGGCCAACGGCTGGGACGTGGGCGTGCCGCTCAGCAAGCAAGGGTCGGTCTGGAGCGCGATGGTGGAAGTGCCCTACGCGCAGAGCGTCCAGTACAAGTTCTTGATCGACGGCAGCCAGTGGGTGACCGATCCCGGCAACCCGAACAAGGTGAGCGACGGCCTGGGCGGCGAGAACTCGGAGCTGGCCGCAGTCAGCTGCGCGACCTGGAGCTGCGTGCCGCCCACGGGCACCTTCGATTGGCGCGACTCCATCCTGTACTTCGTGTTCGTGGATCGCTTCTTCAACGGCGACACGGGTAACGACGGTCCGCCGATCTCCCAGGTGGAGTCCGCGGCGGCCTATCAAGGCGGTGACATCGCGGGCGTGCGCAAGAAGATCGCCGAGGGCTATTTCACGGATTTGGGCGTGAACACGTTGTGGCTCACGGCGCCCATCGACAACGCCGACAGCGCGGGCGTTGGCACGGACGGCAAGTACTACAGCGCCTATCACGGCTACTGGCCGAAGAACTTGGACCAAACCGAGCCACGCTTCGGCACCTTGGCGGAGCTGCAAGCACTGGTGACCGAGGCGCACGCCGCGGGGCTGCGCGTGATCCTCGACTACGCGATGAACCACGTGCACATCGATTCCCCCGTGTACCAGAACAACAAGGGTTGGTTCTGGCTGCTGGACGAGAACGGCAAGCACTGCGTGTGCGGCGAGGGTTGCGGTTGGGAAGGGGCGGACGGCAAGCGCTGCTGGTTTCGCGACTACCTGCCGGACTTCAACTTCACGCTGCCGGCCGCGCGCAAGTTCTCCATCGACAATGCGGTGCAGTGGGTCAAGGACACCGGGGTCGATGGCTTTCGCCTGGATGCAGTGAAGCACATCGAGGACGCCTGGGTCACGGAGCTGCGCTCGCGTGTGACGTCGGACATCGAGCCCGGCAGCGGCGAGCACTTCTACATGGTGGGCGAGACCTTCACCGGCAATCGGGACGACATCAAGTACTACGTCGATCCGGTGACCAAGCTGGATGGTCAGTTCGACTTCCCGCTGCGCGCCAAGATCGTGTCGTCCTTGTTGGTGCGGAGCACTCCGCTGACGGACTTGGAAGGCTTCTTGGCGTCGAACGACAACTACTACGGCGCCGGAGTCATGAGCACCTTCGTCGGCAACCACGACGTGCCGCGCTCCATCCACTTTGCGGAAGACCAGCCGCTGTGGGGCAACGAGTGGGCGGACGGCAAGGATCGCTCTTGGTCTGGACAGCCTGGGCTCCCGGGCAACCTGGCGCCCTTCGAACGCCTGAACAATGCGTACACGCTGATTTTCACCCTGCGTGGCGTTCCGCTGCTGTACTACGGCGACGAGATCGCCATGGCGGGCGCGGGGGACCCGGACAACCGGCGCATGATGCAGTGGACGGGGCTGAGTGCGGGACAGACGTTGGTGCGCGATCACGTCAAGGCGCTCACGGCTCTGCGCGCCAAGCACCCCGCATTGCGCCGCGGCCAGCGCACTTCGCTCTCTTCGAGTGCGAACACCCTCGCCTATCGCATGCAGCACAACGCCGACGACGTGATCGTCATCATCAACCGCGGCGATGGGACGGAATCCGTGGGCGGACTGCCCGCTGGCAGCTACACGGATGAACTCGGTGGCGGGAGCGCGAGTGGACCGTCCGTCAGCGTCCCAGCACGCTCGAGCATGGTATTGGTGGCGAAGTAG